From one Planococcus citri chromosome 3, ihPlaCitr1.1, whole genome shotgun sequence genomic stretch:
- the LOC135841263 gene encoding piwi-like protein Siwi, whose amino-acid sequence MESQEGLGRARGRGRSRPKPTPQPSATGAAAAPQPQTGASSSSSTTIPTAHGRGTSKGRASAASRSTAPPTQQMQAMSVSGGGPRSTMRGGTGTTVASSAGNGNGNGNGNGDGNRTPYGRFGIRGGRYLEGQFLHSRPESVRVTKKGLSGQKTKIQSNFFRLTMNPDWTLNKYHVDFNPAEDRVGMRKIFLREHRERLGQYLFDGSTIFSSHNFCANNQPLELVSVRNSDQQNIIITIKPVGTVEPGDYQRLQVFNIIVRGCMSKMNLQLIKRNYFDKEAAVAVREHNLELWPGYITSMAQYEYDVLLQAEIIYKVLRIDTAYDIFREILRSSGDRGFREAYSATIIGCTVMTTYNDKTYKITDVSYNDTPESTFKQKTKEGERHISYKEYFANRYKAKINDPKQPMLISKSSQRDVRAGMPPEIYLVPELCVMTGLNDSMRSNYTLMRAVAEHTAVAPSDRIRRLESFKHRLTSIPEVSKKLNDWGIQLSDKLVEVDGRILPQETIIAGQNKRFQSGPDVDWTKNLRSSPMLVPASMNRWVVIFPSKFSAEARDLARMINECGRGMNFVVPQPTPVSIPNDNASAYVQGIEEAINKHNPEFMVFVVPNNRSDRYSAIKKKTIVDKAVPSQVVLLKNIKAKSAMSIATKITIQINCKMGGAPWSVDIPIKEAMIVGFDVCHDPRDRNRSFGAMVATMDSLFGRYYSTLSHHTAGAELSANSALNMSKAVLRYQQLNNNRLPNPVIMYRDGVGEGDLKTLYDTEITAITEKLNPLYEAQNQTLRFAVIIVTKRINTRLFNNGRNPPPGTIVDDVVTNPHRFDFFLVSQSVRQGTVSPTHYNVLHDNTGLQVDHFQRLTYKMTHMYYNWSGTVRVPAPCQYAHKLAFLTSQSVGVAHSNMDQLLYFL is encoded by the exons ATGGAAAGCCAAGAAGGATTAGGAAGAGCTCGAGGCCGAGGCCGATCCAGACCCAAACCTACCCCACAACCGTCCGCAACAGGAGCAGCGGCAGCTCCGCAGCCTCAAACTGGAGCCAGCTCAAGTAGTTCGACAACAATACCGACTGCTCATGGAAGAGGAACGAGTAAAGGCAGAGCCAGCGCTGCCTCAAGGTCAACTGCTCCTCCGACTCAGCAAATGCAAGCAATGAGCGTCTCCGGAGGTGGACCTAGAAGTA CGATGAGAGGAGGCACTGGTACTACTGTTGCGAGTTCTGCTGGAAATGGAAACGGAAACGGTAACGGAAACGGTGATGGAAATCGTACACCTTACGGACGATTCGGTATCAGAGGAGGCAGATACCTCGAGGGTCAGTTTTTACATAGTAGACCTGAAAGCGTTCGAGTAACTAAGAAAG GTCTTTCCggtcaaaaaaccaaaatccaGAGTAACTTTTTCCGATTGACGATGAATCCAGATTGGACCCTGAACAAGTACCATGTTGACTTTAATCCGGCCGAAGATCGTGTGGGAATGCGGAAAATATTCCTTCGTGAGCATCGCGAACGTCTGGGACAATATCTCTTCGACGGATCTACCATCTTCTCTTCTCATAATTTTTGTGCCAATAAc CAACCTTTGGAATTAGTTTCGGTTCGAAATAGCGACCAGCAGAATATTATTATCACGATTAAACCCGTCGGAACGGTCGAGCCGGGTGATTACCAACGTCTGCAAGTGTTCAATATCATCGTTCGAGGATGCATGAGTAAAATGAACTTGCAGTTGATTAAAAGGAACTATTTCGACAAAGAAGCCGCT GTTGCCGTTAGAGAACATAATTTGGAATTATGGCCCGGATATATCACATCGATGGCTCAATACGAGTACGACGTCCTGCTGCAGGCTGAAATCATCTACAAAGTGTTGAGAATAGATACAGCTTACGATATATTTAGAGAAATATTGAGAAGCTCGGGAGATAGG GGCTTCAGAGAAGCGTACTCGGCGACGATCATCGGATGTACCGTTATGACGACGTATAACGATAAAACGTACAAAATAACAGACGTATCGTACAACGATACTCCGGAATCTACGttcaaacaaaaaaccaaagaaGGCGAACGTCACATTTCTTATAAAGAATATTTTGCGAAC AGATATAAAGCGAAAATCAACGACCCTAAACAACCGATGCTGATCTCAAAGTCGAGCCAACGCGACGTACGAGCCGGAATGCCGCCGGAGATATACTTGGTGCCTGAGCTATGCGTCATGACCGGATTGAACGACTCGATGAGATCAAACTACACGCTGATGAGGGCTGTAGCCGAACACACCGCCGTAGCTCCCAGCGACCGTATTCGACGACTGGAGAGTTTCAAACATCGTTTGACCAGTATTCCCGAG GTATCGAAAAAACTCAACGATTGGGGCATACAGTTGTCCGATAAATTGGTCGAAGTAGACGGACGTATTCTTCCTCAAGAAACTATTATCGCCGGACAAAACAAACGATTCCAAAGCGGACCCGATGTAGACTGGACCAAGAATTTGAGATCGTCGCCCATGTTGGTTCCAGCCTCGATGAACAGATGGGTTGTGATATTCCCGTCCAAGTTTTCCGCAGAAGCGAGAGATTTAGCGCGTATGATTAACGAATGCGGCAGAGGAATGAATTTCGTCGTGCCACAGCCTACTCC TGTTTCCATTCCAAATGATAACGCTTCGGCTTACGTTCAAGGTATCGAAGAGGCCATTAATAAACATAATCCGGAATTCATGGTTTTTGTGGTGCCTAATAATCGATCCGATCGGTATTCAGCCATTAAGAAAAAAACTATCGTTGATAAAGCTg TACCTTCTCAGGTGGTAttattgaaaaacatcaaaGCCAAAAGCGCCATGTCGATCGCTACAAAAATCACTATTCAAATCAACTGTAAAATGGGAGGTGCGCCTTGGAGCGTTGATATTCCGATCAAG gaagctATGATTGTTGGATTCGACGTTTGTCACGATCCTCGCGACAGAAATAGAAGTTTCGGCGCTATGGTCGCTACGATGGATTCGCTATTTGGACGATATTATTCGACATTAAGTCATCACACTGCCGGAGCCGAGCTTTCGGCCAATAGCGCGCTCAATATGTCGA AGGCTGTACTTCGATACCAGCAGTTGAACAATAATAGATTACCAAATCCGGTGATCATGTATCGCGACGGTGTGGGCGAAGGCGATTTGAAAACGCTGTACGATACTGAAATCACAGCGATTACG GAAAAGTTAAATCCGTTGTACGAAGCTCAAAATCAGACGTTGAGATTCGCTGTAATCATCGTAACGAAACGAATCAATACCCGATTGTTCAACAACGGTCGTAATCCGCCTCCTGGAACCATTGTTGATGATGTGGTCACGAATCCTCACCG CTTCGACTTCTTTCTGGTATCTCAATCGGTGCGTCAAGGAACAGTGTCACCTACTCATTATAACGTTCTTCACGATAATACCGGACTTCAAGTGGACCATTTTCAACGATTGACGTATAAAATGACGCATATGTATTATAACTGGagt ggCACCGTGCGAGTTCCGGCTCCTTGTCAATATGCTCACAAGTTGGCTTTTCTCACGTCTCAGAGCGTTGGAGTCGCTCACTCGAATATGGATCAACTTTTATACTTCCTGTAA
- the calypso gene encoding ubiquitin carboxyl-terminal hydrolase calypso, producing MPVDIIQLSDGWLELESDPGLFTLLLEDFGVKGVQVEEIYDLQKPIENPVYGFIFLFRWTEDRRSRRKIIDKGNTFVKDEDVVNNLFFAEQKVPNSCATHALLSVLLNCPKIQLGETLNRLKTHTVGMNPENKGWAIGNTPELAKAHNLHATPQARHKMDKSTGISTGKFVGDAYHFVSYVPINGQLFELDGLKPYPIDHGPWKEYEDWTDKFKRVIKDRLGVTADEANNDIRYNLMAVVPDRRLALTHKINMLRTNRQIVLEAHQQLQQLNTTCALSPTTSKQDSQISPGGSKRPLLSPQKAKSESETHTANKLLKTSGKLGKPAVKPELVCDKSKDSSSEGDQSSKISVVVTGPDNADKKVEFPEKKPDYSTPLTIQTSPAPSSSSTDTSSEVGSAFNSPGQNSPCTKDFNKFVVIRVAMGDVGESGSKSKESAVRKVCLEAGALPAGWEKPSSLRVPGGMRMSPLAAEKKPEEQSMTGEKTVEPAHHTFAPKDLLALVKNLEAEISVCEAQLRDEHEKRKQYKIDDSRRIHNYDQFIRTFLSMLAQTGKLADHLVQQHLTSVQRKQLNPVGSSILAPLSKKQITTTKKKRGRTKGHTKK from the exons ATGCCGGTTGACATAATTCAACTAAGCGACGGATGGCTCGAGTTAGAAAGCGATCCGGGTCTATTCACCCTACTTTTGGAAGACTTCGGAGTAAAGGGTGTTCAAGTTGAAGAGATTTACGACTTACAAAAACCAATCGAAAACCCAGTTTACGGTTTCATATTTCTGTTCCGGTGGACCGAAGATAGACGATCTCGTCGTAAAATTATCGACAAAGGAAACACCTTTGTTAAGGACGAAGATGTGGTTAATAACTTATTTTTCGCCGAACAAAAAGTTCCTAATAGTTGCGCTACGCACGCTTTGCTCTCAGTATTACtgaattgtccaaaaattcaattgggTGAGACGTTGAATCGCTTAAAAACTCATACCGTTGGTATGAATCCGGAAAACAAAGGTTGGGCTATCGGTAACACTCCAGAGCTAGCCAAAGCTCATAATTTGCACGCTACACCGCAAGCACGACACAAAATGGATAAATCTACCGGTATCAGTACTGGAAA ATTCGTCGGCGATGCGTACCACTTCGTTAGTTATGTTCCTATAAACGGTCAATTATTCGAACTGGATGGTTTAAAGCCATACCCAATCGATCACGGTCCTTGGAAAGAATACGAAGACTGGACGGATAAATTCAAACGAGTAATCAAAGATAGACTCGGCGTGACCGCCGACGAAGCAAATAACGACATACGTTACAATCTCATGGCCGTCGTACCCGATAGACGATTAGCTTTAACGCATAAAATCAACATGCTACGTACCAATCGGCAAATCGTACTCGAGGCTCATCAGCAACTCCAACAACTCAACACCACATGCGCCTTATCGCCTACTACCTCAAAACAAGATTCGCAAATTTCTCCCGGTGGTTCGAAACGGCCTCTTTTATCGCCTCAAAAAGCGAAATCCGAATCAGAAACTCATACCGCTAATAAACTTCTGAAAACATCCGGTAAACTAGGTAAACCTGCTGTTAAACCGGAACTTGTTTGCGATAAGTCTAAAGATTCCTCATCGGAGGGCGATCAGTCTTCTAAAATCTCGGTAGTCGTGACCGGACCGGATAACGCCGATAAGAAGGTTGAATTTCCCGAAAAGAAGCCGGATTACTCGACTCCGCTGACAATCCAAACCTCGCCTGCTCCCAGCTCTTCCAGTACCGATACCTCTTCGGAAGTCGGTTCGGCTTTCAATTCACCAGGTCAAAATAGTCCTTGTACGAAGGATTTCAATAAGTTTGTCGTCATCAGAGTGGCCATGGGCGATGTTGGTGAAAGTGGCTCGAAATCCAAGGAGTCAGCTGTGAGGAAAGTTTGTCTCGAAGCCGGAGCTCTTCCGGCCGGATGGGAAAAACCGTCTAGTCTTCGTGTACCGGGTGGAATGCGTATGAGTCCTCTGGCAGCCGAAAAAAAGCCCGAAGAGCAATCGATGACCGGAGAGAAAACGGTTGAACCGGCTCATCATACTTTTGCTCCCAAAGATTTACTCGCTTTGGTGAAAAATCTGGAGGCTGAAATTAGCGTATGCGAAg CTCAATTACGCGACGAACACGAGAAACGTAAACAATATAAAATCGACGACAGTCGTCGAATTCACAACTACGACCAATTCATTCGTACGTTCCTTTCGATGTTAGCGCAGACTGGTAAATTAGCTGATCATTTGGTCCAGCAACACTTGACGTCGGTACAGCGCAAGCAACTGAATCCAGTCGGTAGTTCGATTCTTGCTCCTTTGAGTAAAAAACAAATCACCACGACCAAAAAGAAACGAGGCAGGACAAAAGGgcatacaaaaaaatga